The Alnus glutinosa chromosome 7, dhAlnGlut1.1, whole genome shotgun sequence genome includes a region encoding these proteins:
- the LOC133872778 gene encoding glycine-rich RNA-binding protein RZ1C-like, which translates to MAAREDNRIFVGGLAWETTEKHLEAAFSVYGKVLQALVVVDRDTGRPRGFGFVTFVDHRAMDDAIRDMDGQELDGHVISVNKAKPKMGGQGPGYEYERDRISGGRDSYRSGDRSAGHSDCFKCGRPGHFARECPSVDAGRGSGGRLFSNSSFGGGGGRGDRFGSDRYDDRYDGGRFGDSDRMHSKEDSYDSRDRYSHERYPPGGDRFAGERYVDRAPQTGYGKDKGYDRDGGLRGGSDRYGSGRSGRYDRGSYRERSGPYDRPSAAGRPSYDRY; encoded by the exons ATGGCCGCGAGGGAAGATAATCGCATATTTGTGGGAGGCTTGGCGTGGGAGACCACGGAGAAACACCTTGAAGCTGCTTTTAGTGTCTACGGCAAAGTTCTTCAAGCTTTG GTCGTGGTGGACAGGGATACTGGTCGTCCTCgtggatttggatttgttacCTTTGTTGATCATCGAGCTATGGATGATGCTATAAGGGATATGGATGGCCAGGAGTTAGATGGTCACGTCATTTCAGTGAACAAGGCGAAACCGAAAATGGGTGGTCAAGGTCCAGGTTATGAATATGAAAGGGACCGCATATCTGGTGGCAGGGACAGTTACAGGAGTGGAGACAGGTCAGCAGGGCATTCTGACTGCTTCAAGTGTGGTCGTCCAGGACATTTTGCCCGTGAATGTCCTTCAGTTGATGCTGGTAGAGGGAGTGGTGGTCGGCTTTTTTCAAATTCTAGCTTTGGTGGAGGTGGTGGCCGTGGAGATCGCTTTGGATCCGACCGCTATGATGACCGTTATGATGGGGGACGCTTCGGGGACAGTGATCGAATGCATAGCAAAGAGGACAGCTATGATAGCCGTGATCGTTATAGCCATGAAAGATACCCACCTGGTGGTGATCGCTTTGCAGGTGAGAGATATGTGGATCGGGCACCTCAAACTGGATATGGCAAAGACAAAGGTTATGACAGGGATGGAGGCCTGAGAGGTGGCAGCGACAGGTATGGAAGTGGAAGGTCTGGCCGTTATGACAGGGGGAGCTATAGGGAGAGATCTGGTCCTTATGACCGTCCTAGTGCGGCTGGTCGTCCATCATATGATCGGTACTGA